The proteins below are encoded in one region of Arenibacter algicola:
- a CDS encoding RagB/SusD family nutrient uptake outer membrane protein produces MRNIIYNYRKAFLSFTLIVAITFTGCEEEFLDADPQSFFTPSNALDTPEGLNSLLSQAMRNLRAEYYGDGAPMITENIFSEVSVEGTTDKSGPAQDLNLLILPDANLNSANFNRIGWFWEEFYKGIKYANTVIGRLDDATFESDAQKNDILGRALFHRAYRYYRLTQQFGDIPLILEEITSARLDFVTTARETILIKMQEDLNIAVPLVNEVANNGDINRDAVLHLLTKVNLALGDFDAAIASSSQIINGSTHTLTTDRFGIDAGNASKDVTWDLHRVENKSIPGNTEGILVVIDRLGYEDNGDYAGGTSIQRQAVPLWWRFINTPDGQNGMSDAPGIDIDQVTAIGRGIGRNRGTHYSTKEIWKNSNNDQRHKLGNWYDMEDLVYNAPSLQNSGNSYYGKNLELYLPNGTPLCSDTIRNWYGFPHYKFFVPDPLNVKPAGGHGDWYVYRIAETYLLRAEAYFWKGNLGLAAEDINVVRRRAEADEITAADVDIDYILDERARELYYEENRKTELTRIAYIFAKTGKTAYNGKTYSLANFSTDNFWYDRIMEVTDFYNLGVKTIHGDEYTMSPYHVLWPIPASAINANTQGIINQNEGYPGAENNIPPLTTIPEE; encoded by the coding sequence ATGAGAAATATAATATACAACTATCGAAAAGCCTTCTTAAGCTTTACCCTAATTGTTGCCATAACCTTCACGGGTTGTGAGGAAGAATTTTTGGATGCCGATCCGCAATCGTTCTTTACACCAAGTAACGCCTTGGATACTCCGGAAGGATTAAATAGTCTTTTGTCCCAAGCCATGAGGAATTTAAGGGCAGAGTACTATGGAGATGGGGCTCCAATGATTACTGAGAATATCTTTTCCGAAGTATCGGTAGAAGGTACAACGGATAAATCAGGTCCGGCGCAGGATTTAAATCTTTTAATACTACCTGATGCCAATCTAAACTCTGCCAATTTTAATCGAATTGGATGGTTTTGGGAGGAATTCTACAAAGGCATAAAGTATGCCAATACCGTAATAGGAAGATTGGACGATGCTACCTTTGAAAGTGATGCTCAAAAGAATGATATTTTAGGTCGTGCCCTTTTTCATAGAGCTTACCGATACTATAGATTGACCCAGCAGTTTGGAGATATTCCTTTGATATTGGAGGAGATTACCTCGGCTAGGTTAGACTTTGTTACTACGGCCAGGGAGACCATCCTAATAAAAATGCAGGAAGATCTTAATATAGCCGTCCCCTTGGTAAATGAAGTGGCAAACAATGGGGATATTAATAGGGATGCAGTTTTACATTTGTTGACCAAGGTTAATCTTGCGTTGGGCGATTTTGATGCTGCAATAGCATCTTCTTCCCAGATAATCAATGGTAGCACCCATACTTTAACGACGGATCGCTTTGGGATAGATGCCGGTAACGCATCAAAGGATGTTACTTGGGATTTGCACCGTGTGGAAAACAAAAGTATCCCTGGAAATACTGAAGGAATATTGGTGGTTATAGACAGGTTGGGATATGAGGATAATGGTGATTATGCTGGTGGTACAAGTATCCAAAGACAAGCGGTGCCCCTTTGGTGGCGCTTTATCAACACACCAGATGGTCAGAACGGAATGTCCGATGCCCCTGGAATAGATATAGATCAGGTGACTGCCATTGGCAGGGGAATAGGTAGAAATAGAGGTACGCATTACAGCACCAAAGAGATATGGAAAAATTCCAATAACGATCAACGTCACAAATTGGGCAATTGGTATGATATGGAGGATTTGGTTTATAATGCACCTAGCTTACAAAATTCCGGAAATTCCTATTATGGGAAAAATCTGGAGCTTTATTTGCCCAATGGGACTCCGCTATGTTCGGATACTATAAGAAACTGGTATGGTTTTCCACATTACAAATTTTTTGTTCCGGATCCCCTGAATGTAAAACCGGCCGGAGGGCATGGCGATTGGTATGTGTACCGTATAGCTGAAACCTATTTGTTAAGGGCTGAGGCATACTTTTGGAAAGGAAATTTAGGGCTTGCCGCTGAGGATATTAATGTGGTTAGAAGAAGGGCAGAGGCCGATGAGATTACGGCTGCGGATGTGGATATAGACTACATTTTGGACGAACGTGCACGGGAATTGTATTATGAGGAGAATAGGAAAACAGAACTGACGCGCATTGCTTACATTTTTGCAAAGACTGGTAAAACAGCCTATAATGGTAAGACCTATAGTCTGGCTAATTTTTCTACGGATAATTTTTGGTACGATCGGATAATGGAGGTTACGGACTTTTATAACCTAGGCGTTAAGACAATTCATGGGGATGAATATACCATGAGTCCATATCACGTGCTATGGCCAATTCCTGCCTCAGCGATCAATGCCAATACCCAGGGAATAATAAATCAGAATGAAGGGTACCCGGGAGCAGAGAATAATATTCCGCCATTGACGACCATACCCGAAGAATAA
- a CDS encoding DUF6807 domain-containing protein, with translation MRHILLACFLVFLLSCNDNEKYSFKIVEDDGIFQSSPISLKVEAIGLEDTNGQDNLALTSNGEQIPFQFDKDKKHIWFVHDSGNKGSYEIVSKASVNEGSGGIKMEKNNGDLQLIKGSIPLLTYRYGMTYPPEGVDSIFKKSGYIHPLLSPSGDTISRIQPPDHYHHYGIWGPWTHTQIEGERVDFWNLVEGQGTVLFKDFNDTNSGAVYGGFSARQEHINLKASADKRIALNEELEVKVWDLDRPDRYMVDYTSNFNSPLENGILFEAYRYGGGLGMRFTERWHKDNCTVLTSEGNDRLTADGTNARWCMVTGESADGKGTNGVLFLSYPENRAHPEPMRVWPIDGNGGRGDMFFEFCPIRHEEWKIEPNKDYRLKYRMVVFDGKLTAEEAESYWKSFAEMPRIVIE, from the coding sequence ATGAGACATATTCTCCTCGCTTGTTTTTTAGTTTTCCTATTATCCTGTAATGATAACGAGAAGTATAGTTTCAAAATAGTGGAGGATGATGGAATTTTTCAATCTTCGCCAATTTCATTAAAAGTGGAAGCCATAGGGCTCGAAGATACGAACGGCCAAGATAATTTGGCGTTGACCTCTAACGGGGAACAAATTCCATTTCAATTTGACAAGGATAAAAAACATATATGGTTTGTTCATGATTCAGGCAACAAAGGTTCTTATGAAATAGTAAGTAAAGCGAGTGTCAACGAGGGCTCGGGTGGCATAAAAATGGAAAAGAACAATGGGGATCTACAATTGATCAAAGGTTCTATACCCTTACTTACATATAGATATGGAATGACCTATCCTCCAGAAGGGGTGGATTCCATTTTCAAAAAATCCGGGTATATTCACCCTTTACTTTCTCCTTCCGGTGATACCATTAGCCGTATTCAACCCCCTGATCACTATCATCATTATGGTATTTGGGGACCATGGACACATACCCAGATAGAAGGTGAAAGGGTAGATTTTTGGAATTTGGTGGAGGGACAGGGAACGGTCCTTTTTAAGGATTTTAACGACACTAATTCTGGAGCTGTATATGGGGGCTTTAGTGCGCGCCAAGAGCATATCAACCTAAAAGCTTCCGCGGATAAGCGCATAGCGTTGAACGAGGAATTGGAGGTGAAGGTGTGGGACCTGGACCGCCCAGATAGGTATATGGTAGATTATACATCCAATTTTAATTCGCCACTGGAAAACGGTATTCTTTTTGAAGCGTATCGATATGGAGGTGGTCTTGGGATGCGGTTTACCGAACGTTGGCACAAGGATAATTGTACAGTGCTTACCTCCGAAGGCAACGATCGCCTTACTGCCGATGGGACCAACGCCCGTTGGTGTATGGTTACCGGGGAATCGGCCGACGGCAAGGGAACCAATGGTGTTTTGTTTTTAAGTTATCCTGAGAATAGAGCTCATCCGGAACCAATGCGTGTTTGGCCTATTGATGGTAATGGGGGAAGAGGCGATATGTTTTTCGAGTTTTGCCCAATTCGGCATGAGGAATGGAAAATAGAGCCTAATAAAGATTATCGATTAAAATATAGGATGGTGGTATTCGATGGCAAACTAACTGCCGAGGAAGCCGAATCTTATTGGAAGAGTTTTGCAGAAATGCCTAGAATTGTAATAGAATAA
- a CDS encoding Gfo/Idh/MocA family protein has protein sequence MQRRKFINNSLLTTAAVVGFPTIVPASVFGKNAPSNKINIGQIGCGRIARDHDIHDTIRFDQSRYVAVCDLDSNRAADAKVLVDKFYKEKTGKDKYMDTKIYDDYREMLLNKDIDAVVISTPDHWHSQPAMEAALAGKDIYLQKPTSLTVREGQQLRDAVQKTGVILQVGTQQRAMPQFRVAAELVRNGRIGKIHTVKIGLPGDPAGPEAPAMPVPKNLNFDMWLGSTPEVPYTEIGVHPQQGYSRPGWLRLRSYGAGMITGWGQHHYDSAAWGMDTELTGPKSVEALAEFPKSGLWNVHGDFFVKHEYDNGITVYTSGGYTNGIRYEGTDGWIFVSRGAYQASASDPVDQEKSAKALNASDPKILESVIGDNETHLEKIDDQHGNWLDCIKTRKAPISPIEKGHKACVTCLISDIAMQFDRKLEWDNEKEMFINDDEANAMLHREQRKPYGTDFVKV, from the coding sequence ATGCAAAGAAGAAAGTTTATCAACAACTCCTTATTGACTACTGCAGCTGTTGTTGGATTTCCAACTATAGTACCAGCAAGCGTATTTGGGAAAAATGCACCGAGCAATAAGATCAATATCGGGCAAATTGGTTGCGGAAGAATAGCCCGTGATCATGATATTCACGATACCATTAGATTTGACCAATCCCGTTATGTTGCAGTATGTGATCTGGATTCCAATAGGGCTGCCGATGCAAAGGTATTGGTAGACAAGTTCTATAAGGAGAAGACAGGTAAGGATAAATATATGGACACCAAAATCTACGACGACTATCGCGAAATGTTACTTAATAAGGACATTGATGCGGTGGTTATTAGTACCCCGGACCACTGGCATTCGCAACCAGCTATGGAAGCTGCCTTGGCCGGAAAGGATATATACCTTCAGAAGCCAACCTCCCTTACGGTAAGGGAAGGCCAGCAGTTACGTGATGCAGTTCAGAAAACGGGCGTTATTCTGCAGGTAGGAACCCAACAAAGGGCTATGCCCCAGTTTAGAGTAGCTGCGGAGTTGGTCAGAAATGGCCGTATAGGTAAAATCCATACGGTGAAAATTGGGCTTCCAGGGGATCCGGCAGGACCTGAAGCACCAGCAATGCCGGTTCCTAAAAATTTAAACTTTGACATGTGGTTGGGATCAACACCAGAAGTTCCCTATACCGAAATAGGTGTTCATCCGCAGCAGGGCTATAGTAGGCCGGGTTGGCTTCGTCTTAGAAGCTATGGAGCAGGTATGATAACAGGTTGGGGACAGCACCATTATGATTCCGCAGCATGGGGAATGGATACTGAACTAACAGGGCCAAAATCCGTAGAGGCTTTGGCAGAGTTTCCAAAATCGGGTCTGTGGAACGTGCATGGTGATTTCTTTGTGAAACACGAATATGACAACGGAATTACAGTTTATACCAGTGGAGGTTATACCAACGGAATACGTTATGAGGGTACGGACGGATGGATTTTTGTGTCCCGAGGGGCCTATCAAGCTTCAGCCTCAGATCCTGTGGATCAGGAAAAGAGTGCCAAAGCCCTTAATGCCTCTGATCCTAAAATATTGGAATCGGTAATCGGTGATAACGAGACCCATTTGGAGAAGATCGATGATCAACACGGTAACTGGTTGGATTGTATTAAAACAAGGAAAGCTCCGATTTCACCCATTGAAAAAGGACACAAGGCCTGCGTAACTTGTTTGATCAGTGATATCGCCATGCAATTTGATAGAAAATTGGAGTGGGACAATGAGAAGGAAATGTTTATTAACGATGATGAAGCCAATGCCATGTTGCACAGGGAACAAAGAAAGCCTTATGGTACCGACTTTGTGAAAGTTTAG
- a CDS encoding putative oxidoreductase C-terminal domain-containing protein gives MKYNVLALLAILCLGCGESKKEVKPTMDDNPGQVRLMTLDPGHFHAALVQKTMYEGVDSTIYVFAPEGPEVNDFLNKIKSYNTRTENPTHWKVDSYFGNDYLEKMISQKPGNVMVVAGKNSKKIDYILAAVKAGLNVYADKPLVINPEGFQKLEEAFKIANEKGVMIYDIMTERFEVTTGMQRQFSMLPEVFGQVLEGSKEEPAIIKESVHHFFKYVSGQPLVRPAWFFDVNEEGEGIVDVTTHLVDLVQWELFPDEIIERADIEMVEAKRWPTILTLEEFKRVTGLENYPDYLQKDLEGDKLKVFCNGEMLYKIKGKYAKVSVIWNYEAPEGTGDTHYSIMRGTKSDLIIKQGAEENYKPTLYIKSKGGENFDNVIAEAIEQHINSKFAGTKAEKVSEDMWKINIPDEFKIGHEAHFGQVTQNYLRYLENGKLPNWEVPNMITKYYTTIEAYKMAKE, from the coding sequence ATGAAGTATAATGTTTTAGCCCTATTGGCAATCTTATGTCTAGGTTGCGGGGAAAGTAAAAAAGAAGTGAAACCCACTATGGACGATAATCCAGGGCAAGTTAGACTAATGACCTTGGACCCAGGGCATTTTCATGCTGCTCTGGTTCAAAAAACGATGTATGAGGGGGTAGATTCCACCATCTATGTTTTTGCACCCGAAGGACCGGAAGTAAACGATTTTTTAAACAAAATCAAGTCCTACAATACAAGGACTGAAAACCCCACACATTGGAAGGTAGACAGTTATTTTGGAAACGATTATTTAGAAAAAATGATTTCCCAAAAACCGGGCAATGTCATGGTTGTGGCAGGGAAAAACTCTAAAAAAATAGACTATATTTTGGCAGCTGTAAAGGCCGGGTTGAACGTTTATGCGGATAAACCATTGGTGATCAACCCAGAGGGATTCCAGAAATTGGAGGAGGCCTTCAAAATAGCAAATGAAAAAGGGGTCATGATCTATGATATTATGACAGAGCGTTTTGAGGTTACGACCGGAATGCAAAGGCAGTTTTCCATGTTGCCGGAGGTCTTTGGTCAAGTATTGGAGGGAAGTAAGGAAGAACCGGCCATCATAAAGGAAAGTGTGCATCATTTCTTCAAGTATGTTTCAGGACAGCCATTGGTTAGACCTGCGTGGTTTTTTGATGTTAATGAAGAGGGTGAGGGTATTGTAGATGTAACCACCCACTTGGTAGATTTAGTGCAATGGGAACTTTTTCCGGACGAGATTATTGAACGCGCGGATATTGAAATGGTGGAGGCAAAGCGTTGGCCAACAATCTTGACATTGGAGGAATTTAAAAGGGTTACCGGCTTGGAGAATTATCCGGATTACCTGCAGAAAGACTTAGAGGGCGATAAACTTAAGGTGTTCTGCAATGGGGAAATGTTGTATAAAATTAAAGGAAAATATGCCAAGGTTTCTGTGATATGGAATTATGAAGCTCCTGAAGGCACAGGGGATACCCATTATAGTATTATGAGGGGGACTAAAAGCGACCTTATCATTAAACAGGGAGCGGAAGAAAATTATAAGCCTACCTTATATATCAAATCCAAGGGAGGGGAAAATTTTGATAATGTCATAGCTGAGGCAATAGAACAGCATATAAATTCCAAATTTGCGGGAACTAAAGCGGAAAAAGTATCAGAAGACATGTGGAAGATCAATATTCCAGATGAATTTAAAATTGGTCATGAGGCACATTTTGGCCAAGTGACGCAGAATTATCTGCGTTATCTGGAAAATGGTAAATTGCCCAACTGGGAGGTACCCAATATGATTACCAAGTATTACACGACCATTGAAGCATATAAAATGGCCAAAGAGTAA
- a CDS encoding SDR family oxidoreductase: MSKLFSIENKIYALSGATGTLGGSIAKYLVENGAKVLLLGRSLDKLEEKCKELDAIAPNSAHLFVLDVMDEKQLTELKNTITTKFKRLDGLVNLAGGNIPGATLKPDQTIYDIELADTQKVVDINLFGTVIPTIVLSEIMAKQGFGSIVNISSMAAKQTISRVLGYSMAKAGVDIFTKWMANELASKFSDKIRVNAIAPGFFIGNQNRRLLTNEDGSFTDRGEKIITNTPMGRFGDASELNGMVHYLLSDASSFVTGTIYDIDGGFSSFSGV, from the coding sequence ATGAGTAAACTTTTTTCGATTGAAAATAAAATTTATGCCTTATCCGGTGCAACAGGTACTTTAGGAGGGTCAATTGCCAAGTATCTTGTAGAAAACGGAGCCAAGGTATTGCTCTTGGGCAGGTCCCTGGATAAACTGGAGGAAAAGTGCAAGGAATTGGATGCAATTGCTCCCAACAGTGCACATTTATTCGTTTTGGATGTGATGGATGAAAAGCAATTAACCGAGTTGAAGAATACTATAACAACCAAGTTTAAGAGATTGGACGGACTAGTAAATTTGGCCGGAGGAAACATCCCTGGGGCTACTTTAAAACCGGACCAGACAATTTATGATATTGAGTTGGCCGATACTCAAAAAGTAGTGGACATAAATTTGTTCGGCACCGTAATTCCAACCATTGTACTAAGTGAAATTATGGCAAAACAAGGCTTTGGATCCATAGTGAATATATCTTCAATGGCGGCCAAACAGACCATTTCACGTGTGTTGGGTTATTCCATGGCCAAGGCAGGAGTGGATATCTTCACTAAGTGGATGGCCAATGAACTGGCTTCTAAGTTTAGTGATAAGATAAGGGTGAATGCCATTGCACCAGGTTTTTTCATAGGAAATCAGAATAGAAGGCTATTGACCAATGAAGACGGTTCCTTTACGGACAGGGGTGAAAAAATTATTACCAATACTCCAATGGGCCGTTTTGGGGATGCCTCAGAACTTAACGGAATGGTACATTATCTGCTAAGTGATGCTTCCTCTTTTGTGACAGGGACCATTTATGATATCGACGGAGGTTTTAGTTCCTTCTCTGGAGTATAA
- the uxuA gene encoding mannonate dehydratase, with translation MKNLKKTLRWFGPSFGVSLKDIRELGVDGVVTACHQVSIGEIWSSEVIRAVQKEIESNGLEWSVVESVNIHKAIKYGLPERDFYIRNYIETLRNLAENNIKVVCYNFMQLIDWTRTNLNYVLPTGAISLLYDPVAIAAFDLYILQRDGAAQVYNDEIIHKAENYYNDLDQQGRELLKSAILAGMPGSKDAIPLSDFRDTLEEVSKIEKSVLRENLAYFLKAIIPEAEKLGIKMALHPDDPPFPVFGIPRIASTYEDLEFILDCVPSPSNGLTFCSGSLGAVDSNDLLKIIRDFGPQIHFLHLRNVSREEDGRFYEAAHLDGSIPMSKIMLEIVKEQLSRHESGYGEVAIPIRPDHGHVLLDDKKRKDEFYSGYSLIGRAIGMAELYGLEKGIREMLFKPD, from the coding sequence TTGAAAAATTTAAAAAAAACCCTGAGGTGGTTCGGGCCCAGTTTTGGAGTATCTCTAAAGGATATCAGGGAATTGGGAGTGGATGGCGTGGTCACGGCATGCCACCAGGTATCCATTGGAGAAATTTGGTCTTCTGAAGTTATAAGGGCGGTCCAAAAGGAAATAGAGTCCAATGGCTTGGAATGGTCCGTAGTGGAAAGTGTTAATATACACAAAGCTATTAAATATGGTCTTCCGGAAAGGGACTTTTATATCCGGAACTATATTGAGACTCTCCGTAATTTGGCGGAAAACAACATTAAGGTGGTCTGCTATAATTTTATGCAATTGATAGATTGGACCCGTACCAATTTAAATTATGTACTTCCAACAGGGGCTATAAGTTTATTGTACGACCCTGTGGCAATTGCTGCTTTTGATTTGTATATCCTGCAAAGGGATGGGGCAGCTCAGGTCTATAATGATGAAATCATTCATAAGGCTGAAAATTATTATAATGACTTAGACCAGCAGGGACGTGAGCTGCTAAAAAGTGCTATATTGGCTGGGATGCCTGGCTCCAAGGATGCCATTCCCCTTTCCGATTTTAGGGACACTCTCGAGGAAGTCAGTAAGATTGAAAAATCGGTCCTTAGGGAAAATCTGGCATATTTTTTAAAAGCGATTATTCCGGAGGCCGAAAAGCTGGGTATAAAAATGGCCCTGCATCCGGATGATCCACCATTTCCCGTTTTTGGAATTCCCCGTATAGCCTCTACCTACGAGGATTTGGAATTTATTTTGGATTGCGTTCCTTCACCCAGCAATGGATTAACCTTTTGCTCTGGTTCCTTGGGAGCGGTGGACTCCAATGACCTTCTTAAAATTATTCGGGATTTTGGGCCACAAATTCATTTTTTACACCTAAGAAATGTATCTAGGGAAGAAGACGGTAGATTCTATGAAGCCGCCCATTTGGATGGATCCATTCCCATGTCCAAGATAATGCTGGAAATTGTTAAGGAGCAATTAAGTAGACATGAAAGTGGATATGGGGAGGTGGCAATACCCATCAGGCCGGATCACGGACATGTTTTGTTGGATGATAAAAAAAGAAAAGACGAATTCTATTCGGGGTATTCGCTAATAGGGAGGGCTATTGGTATGGCAGAGCTCTATGGCCTGGAAAAGGGCATTAGGGAAATGTTGTTCAAACCAGATTAG